The window GACCTAAGAATAGAAACTTAGATAAAAAGACGTGGACGGATTAATAGAATTAGATATGGACACAACAGTgcacaggctgagagagagggtCCTGGAAAACAGATGGACGGATGTGTCCATAAAAGGAACAAAACTACTGTGTGTGCACGCGCACGCATGTGTCTGTGGGTTCTCTGCCTGGTGCTGCGGTGAGTGGTGAGCATCGAGGAGGAGGACTGGGAAGGCAGGGGGAGTAACGTGAAGCCGATGTGGGGCTAGAATTACTGGGCCGTCTCTATTTCCAGCGCTGCTGTCGTGTGATTCACACCGTGCGACAGCTGGGCCCGCAGCTGCCCCATATATGTAGAAGAGCACCACAGCTGTGAAGCTGCCAGGAGCGCAGGAGCCAAGCTCATCCCTCATATACGTAACCAGGACTGCTTGCTTGCCTGCCTGCTTGGGCCTCAGCCCCAAACTAATACTGTTACACTGCCCCAAAGGAGCAGAgacagggggaggagagagggaggagagagcagaTAAAACACTTGCTGCTGCTCTGGAGCTCTACTCTGTAGACTGCGCTTTTTTTGCTCACAAAGTTCTGCGCTGTCTGACATTAATCTTACAAGCTTGTGAATCCTGATCAGTTTCAGTGGCTAGATTAAACCTGTCCACATTTTTCCTTATAGATATTCCCTAATAGCTAATCCCTCAGCCAATAATGGTTTTCTTCTTGTAACTACTTAATAAAAGTGACAAAGTGAATTTGTCCCACTCCTTACTCCAGAGACAAACTGGTCAGGCTTTTGCAGATTGggtctctcctccctctctcctccccctctctcccccctgcTCTGGGTGGAATATTCCCAGACATTACAGCATTCCTGTGCAGCACACACAACAAGGTCATTGTTTACTGCAGAACAACCTGTAACACTGCCTGGCCCGCACTCTATAGAGACGCTCGCCAGCGAccctgttgccatggtaacgcCCCCTGATGTCTCTCTGCGCTCAGCTGCCGAAGCTGGAGCTGTCATAGACTGTGCTACTCTGTGGAGGAGCGAAGTGGGTTTGAATTTAGGATGGACAGGTGGGGAACTCcaaggaattaaaaaaaaaaaggtttatagAAGTACAGGAAATACacaattttttaatgtttgcccAGGTGTGAAGAAGTAAATATTTACACACTAGCTCTGCCCAGCCCTTTGCCTTGATGGCCTGGTGCTGACGCTTAGAGGTAAGTTTGGTATGACTGatgaaaaaacacaagatacaTGTTCCTATGAGGCAGCACTGTGGAATAGCATGCTAAGGACGGCTCTGGCTCTACCCAGGTCAGGCAAAGCATCCAGGGCAGCAGTGGGGCTGTGGCTCCCCTGGTGCCACACAACAGCTGTAGCCAATGtggtattttttttccagtggcgGAAGCTCACGTTTCCTGAGGCGCTGCCAGCCAatcacccctcctcctcccccaacCAGAAAATTCCAAATGGAGACTAAAAACAACGATACAGCAACTGTGTCAACATGGACACCCTTCTCCCGGAAAACATTTTTACGGCAACAGGCAAGGGGCTAGCGCaaacactctctcacacacagcttATACTCACAATGAAATATCGGGTTACACAGCCCACTCCAACACTTGTCATACCTGCATGCAATAGGGAGTAGCCACACCTCCTCCACATACAGCAAATATGAGAGCAGGCTGCCCTGCCCTGGGCACACGGCACACTCATTAACTCACAGACTTCAGCTGGAGATTAGAAAGGCATTTTGGGACAGCTGCCCTTTCTACCACATGCTTCTCATCCACTGATATCCAACAACACACGCTGCATCTTTGTTTGGAGCATGATAGGACTAACATTCATTTTTGGGCTCcacatatattttttatctaCTCCAATCAAAATTATCTCACTTTGGGTTTGTTTGGCCTTACACAAAacttcatgtttgtttttattttaatttgtcacccatctgtatgtgCCTCCATAAAACTGACTTTGTTCTTTGTTGCAAGAAAGCGTGAAGTCAATATTTCAGGTAGACTGAATCCCTGTAGCGGTTACCTCAGGTGCTAGGTACTCCGGTGTCCCACAGAAAGTTTTCATGGTGGCGCCATCTTTGATACCCTCCTTACACAGGCCAAAATCTGTGATCTTTATGTGTCCGTCTTTGTCCAGCATAAGGTTTTCCAGCTGAGGGGGAAACAGAAAGAAGACGGATGTTAACATCATCGTAAAATGACTCACTGTTTAGGAGAGGTAACAAACAGATCATTCTTGGAGGTGATGggaataataatttataaatgtacaaaaacatagGCATCAGTGTTAGTTATGTTTCCATCAAATTACTATGCATGTATTAAGTGAATATCTGTaattttggcaaaataaaatcTCAATCAGTGCCTGTAAATTCAAAAGGATGTGAACAAGATAACATAATCAATTGAGCACCAGTAACTTTGACGACATTTCATTGCTGCTTACCACCCAagttgtcatttgtgttttctttcttttttttaaatgaattaattggtCACTTAATCCATGTGTACATTGTGGTGTTTTTATATGTAGCTATGGTGATAGAGGTGAGATGCAAAAAGCCCCCATTTCAAATTATACCAGCAACATTGTGGTAACCCTCAACACCTCagttcttttaattttttattttatgggcTTTCTAGTGGAGTGGAGGAACGTAACGATGAATAGTAGCATGTCATGAATGCCTTTTCTACAGTAGAATAACTTATGCTACCATGACAAAGGTCTATTCGAAAAATCTGTTTCTTCCGTTTAAAAATTCCCTTAAACACAGATGGATGGAAACGTACCTAGTGATTTACACGGACCTAAAGAACTTAAAGATGTgcatcatgcagtgtcatgACTTGAGGTTTCATGGCCTTTTAATATCAGTgtgtcctccctccctcccaccttctctgtctatctctctctctctctctctctctctctctcagttaaAGTCACCTGGCAGCTGTAGCTCACACGTGGCCAGCAGCGCTGGCCAGAGTCAGCACATCCTCCAATCCTGCTACCTTGGCATTTTCAGAAGAACCCTAGCAGGCTGGGAGCCTGCCTCATAAACccaagggagagagggagggagggagtgctATGCTGACCTGGCTGGTATAGCTTTATCAGCTGGAAGTAGTAGGGCTACAGATGCCCACTGCAATACTGATAACCCCCCACAGCCCTCCTAAAGCCAAACATGTCCTATGAGTCTGCAGCATCCATCTCTGAGTCCATATTAGTATTAGTTTTGTTTAGCTTTTGAAcgcaaatattaaaaaaagagcagCTGAAACCTTGCCGCTTCTTTACTTTACGATGATGATGGATTTCTTTTTGTAAACTAATAGTGCTGTACTGTCAGGATATAAAATGACGTCAATCACGCACAAAGTGCACAAAAATCTCCCCGACAGCACTGTATGCATGCTATAATGGGAGGCGGTGGCGATCTGTTCAAAGAGGACCAGCAGTTATTTCTGTCTAACTGCAGTAAGCATATGGACCGAGCCTCCCTCCAGCTGCAGTGAGGTCTGGAGACTGATCTTGGGGAGGCAGATCAATAAGCCCTGGCGACTGCCACTGCTCTGGATGGAGGCAAACCCTATTTATATCCTGCCAGGAGAGAAATGTAGGGAAGGggggaaaaggaggaagagaaatacAGAAGAAAGAGGCTGACAGCGAGGATGTGTCTCCCCACCTACCTTTAGATCTCGATAGACCACGTTTCTTTCAGCATGCAGGTAGTCCAGCGCTGACACTATCTCTGCACCGTAGAACCGTGCCCGCTCCTCTGAGAACACGCGGTCCCTTGACAGATGGAAGAAAAGCTGAGGGGAAACAGGAGAGATTAACAGTGAGAAAGCAGAGGACAGATGAAGAGAGAGTTGGTTAGTCCAGGGAAAATAGGAACAGTAACATTGTTCAAATTCAAAAAGTATTCTGATTCACTGAGTCCTACAGGCGCAGATTTAGTGATGGTTAAAATGGTTTACCTCACCGCCGTTTGCATACTCCATGACAAAGCACAAGCGGTCATGTGTTTGGAAGGAGTATTTCAGTCCCTGCAGACAGAGAACGAGAATGCTCAAAGCAGAACTTGGTGATGTTTCCAGCTAATTCAAGAGGAAGCTGGCATTTAAACATCTGATTATAACATGAAACATCACAATGCATGTTGCAGCATTGACCtttaagttacatttttaaaacacaagtGTCTAATGagaagagaatttaaaaaaaaactacagcatAGTATATCCAGTGTGTTGAGAGGCTTTTAACAACTGTTGTGTGGCAAACATTGGCCCCATTCATTGCACTGAGCACATCGCATTATGTGTTGCCTCCACCCACCACTTAGACCTAACATTTTGGAGGAGCTTTTCACTACAACCCACCTCAGACTTACAGAGAAAGGGTTAACTGATAAATAAAAGGACGTCCAGTGTTGCTATAAAAAGGCTCAACCCGACTGCAGCTTTTGTAAGAACAGctcttcaaaacattcctggtAAAAATGCCCCTTTTTTCTGAATGGATGCTCCTGGGTTGGATTGAAGAGGCTCCGGAGGATCTCTGTGAGGTAAAATAAGGTTTGGTTTAGGTGTACGGAGGAGCCCCTTACTGTCAAGAACGGATGCTTTGAATTCTGGAGGACTCTgttctctgtgagtgtgtgcgccACTTCATCCTGGAAAAAAAGTCACAAAGAGTGTTTGTGCAACTCTCACAATGACTAATCATTTAGGTATCAGTCATTGCTCCACTGCCCTCCCCCCAGTGTCTTTTCTCCCCTTTACTTGCTCATTGGCATCCACTCACTTTTGCTACGATCACCTCCTTCTTTAGGATCTTCATGGCGTAGTAGCGTCCTGTGGCCTTCTCCTTTACCAGGATAACTTTGCCAAAAGTGCCTTTTCCCAGGAGTTTGAGGTATTCAAAGTCGTGCATAGTCTGGAGAGCCAGAGGAGAGAAAGTGGCATCTGGTTACAAACAGAAGCATTAACAAACTCATGCTCTAACTAGCCAAGACACACAATCCCACTGACAACAACACAGAAGCATTTAAGGCACTATTTCACACACCATGCAATTTCCACTCCTCTAATGGTTTGGTCTATATGTGGTTATGTCTCAGTTAACCTCTGACCCAGATGTTAAAGAGAATGTTGAAAATGGTTGTGCGGGAGACATCCAATACGGTGGGCTTGGACCTTTATATCATGACACATGTGGGGGTTGTGAAACCTGGTGGACATGGTATCTGGTGCTAAACCACCCATGGCTGATGTTGAGAAAGTAGAGAGTAGCTGGGGAGAGGCAAAGGAAGGTGGGCTAAAGTGCAAGTAAGGCAGAGCAGGGTGGAGGTAAAGAGTAATGGTCAACTTGGAAGACTAGGATATACTCAGGGTGGGGAGGAATAAAGGTGGTTGGAGTTAAAGGTTTATGTTAATGGACAATGAAGCGTGTCAATGTGgggacagcagagagaagaagatACAGAGTAGAGTGTAAATGGACAGTACCACTTTGTGTCTGATTTTGGTCAGGTAGACCTCCATGTCCATGGGGTCTGGAGAGGAGTccatcatctcctcctcttgttTCTGCAGGCCTTCAGCCACTGCTTGGATGGCTTTAGTCCATTCTTCCCTGAGGGAGGCACAGGCAGCAGAAAGATTACATCAGCCCATTTACCATCATGCAAGCCCAGCAGCCCAATCACATAATTGTCTTCTTATCAACAGGAAGGCAATTTCAAGTGTGAGTTCTGTCAATAGCCAGTGGACCTTGTGCGAGTGCATAACAATGATTACAtgtgtaggtttgtgtgtgcttcTACATGTTAGAAACACAGAGCTCTTAAACTGCCAAACTGCTTTCTAGCAACAGGGGCAGATTCTCTGCATGTAAATGATTTGTGTTTTACTGCTCTTTGAGACGAGAGGTGTGTGCTTCTCGCTTGCCTCTCCTCGGGGGTCTCCACGTGGAAGGTGCGCTCGATGACAGTGGTCCACTGCAGGCAGCGGATGATAAATGTGTTGGGCTTGGGCCGTTCCGTCTTCATCAACTGGCACTCTGACCACAGacaaggagggagggaagggagaCAGCAAGAAGGGCCAATGTGTagaggagcagaggggagaGACAGATCCACAGTTATAGCCATTTATCTTTATCGCCACCCTAACAGACACTGTCGGCCAATTTGGAAAAGAACAGGTGCACTTTTGGTGGAGGAAAACAGCTCAGATCCTTAACTGTCAGCCCCCTTTAAAACTTAACATTTAATATAGGTTTTGATAATAATTTGGAATCTGTGTAATATTACATAAAAATCACAACTCCttagaatgaatgaatatatcaataaataaaaattataaacatttacattcCAGTTTgcaattcttatttttttccccaaatatactgtgttttggattgttttttttaactagcTAATTtgtatatagtagtatataaactactttaattattgattcatcagacaattatttgtttttaattaattgatttttttgtctataaaatgtcatcaaaTGCGAAAAATGCCCtgtataatttcccagagcccaaggtgacaccTTTCTCAGGCCAAAACTGcagaacccaaagatattacatttacagtgatataaaacatcaaaagagAAGCACAAACCAGAAAAATTCTTATCAAGGATatattaaaaagcaaataatcaCATCCTTTCCCTCATTTTCCCTCAATTCTAACATTTTTGCAGCAAATAATTGTCTTGTAAGCAGTTTGCAAAACATTTACTCACAACAGTCTAATAACTGAATTTAGAAAGCAGAGATTTCCATCCGCAACCTCCTTCACATTAACATCTGTTCCCAAATGAAACATGTCAGCAAATATGTCAGAACTTGACACAAAATGGCCTCTGTCTGATAGATGGAGGACAGGGGGTGGACCACCACTGAGATCCAACATGGTTTCATCAGGGTGAATGTGTaatccagctgcagcagagacgcACCACGTGCCCTCTGTGGTAGGGTCGCTGTGGTGACAAAAACCAAAGCCACCACTGATGGAGACAGCGCCTCAGAGCGGAGCCCAGATAAATACTTGAAATCAGCCGGCTAATAGCCACGATAACTCAAGAGTGTCGGAGAGGAAACATTTTGCTAAACAAACAGTATGCTGTCTAATTGCTGTGTTCAGTCATCTGCACGGCTTATCACAGCAACTTTCTCTGATGTGAAGATGGAGTGGGCTGGGCTGCTCTgggcattttttttgttgttgttattttctgtCACAGTATAAAAACAGTGAGTTCAGAGAAGACACATACAGAGAAGAGGAATCATCCGATGTATTAATGTCAGGAGCCAGACATCTTGCATGCACGTTTAGTGGCAGAGCATGCTTTGCCTTTGAGCGGTGCCCCTACTGAAAGAAACTTGCAGTGATGTTGTTGAGATGATACTACAGACAATTTGCTAATGTTTCTATTTATAATCATTTAAAGTGACATACAATGATAAAGGAATCATTGGTCATAATATTAGAGACGACTCACTTCCATACTTTTACTTCATAGGCActtgttttttcctgttaatAATCACTTTTCAGGGTGGTTAGAGAGGCGAGATACATGTAAAATCAGAACAAGTATGAGAACATATTTGTTACAACAATGCAAGTAAAAACAAGAaagcagcaaacaaaaaaagggtAAAACAAGCTGCCAagaaacagaggggaaaaaaatgcagtggTTTCTCTGAAGCAGATACTCACGTGCGACAGAGAAGTTATTTAAGGGGGTTTCCAGCTGGTCAACATCTTGCGGTCGCTCTTTGTAGCCAATGAATGTACCATCACTCTTCAGGAGAAAATACCTTGGCCTCCAGGTCTTGATGTATTCTCCTGATATGAGAAAGAGATTGAAACGGACTGCTGAGTTAcaggagacaaaataaaaacttgtgATAAAGTAATAGTGATTTTCAGAAGGTTTCTGCTCACAGAAAAACCTTTTTTGAGAAACTTCACATGCTTTCACATTCTCAAAATGCTGACAAATGCACAAccattttgttgacattgtggTTCCATGATTAATGACAAAACAGTGTtgtcctttctctttctgtttgaaTTCCCAGCAGTGCAACCCATTTCCTGCAATCTAATTACTATGCTGTTCACTAGTGCTCCCTAAAATGACCATCTTGTCACCGTCTTTCCTTTAGTGTAGGTCAACTGCAGGACAAATGGTGGTTTTAGCAGGAGTCAGGACCCTTTCCACCACCACGTCTGTCCCCTTTCCAGCAGAGTTAAATTTGGGATCTAAGTTGACAAATGCAAGCAGAAGGCAAAGAAAAGCTCTGTACGGTCTACtttagacaaaaaaacaaacaaataaacaataaaacctAACTTACAGTTAATATTCTGTAAACTTAAGAGTACTCTACCGATTTAGCATTTCAGTCCTAAAACACTGTTTGACTCAAGATGGACagtttagttttcattttcaaacatgtaGTCTTCAGCCCTAACTGATGCTGCCTCaaatgacatcacttgaggcattTTATAAAATTTTGCACAGCTttctctggagccacaaaaggctttatgcaacttttttttttttttattacatgaaaattacattaaaaaataaatgctatAACAGTAAATGTAGCTTATCGTTTTATCAACCAC is drawn from Siniperca chuatsi isolate FFG_IHB_CAS linkage group LG15, ASM2008510v1, whole genome shotgun sequence and contains these coding sequences:
- the akt1 gene encoding RAC-alpha serine/threonine-protein kinase: MTNVVIVKEGWLHKRGEYIKTWRPRYFLLKSDGTFIGYKERPQDVDQLETPLNNFSVAQCQLMKTERPKPNTFIIRCLQWTTVIERTFHVETPEEREEWTKAIQAVAEGLQKQEEEMMDSSPDPMDMEVYLTKIRHKVTMHDFEYLKLLGKGTFGKVILVKEKATGRYYAMKILKKEVIVAKDEVAHTLTENRVLQNSKHPFLTGLKYSFQTHDRLCFVMEYANGGELFFHLSRDRVFSEERARFYGAEIVSALDYLHAERNVVYRDLKLENLMLDKDGHIKITDFGLCKEGIKDGATMKTFCGTPEYLAPEVLEDNDYGRAVDWWGLGVVMYEMMCGRLPFYNQDHEKLFELILMEDIRFPRTLGPEGRSLLSGLLKKDPMQRLGGGPDDAKEIMQHKFFAGIEWQDVYEKKLVPPFKPQVTSETDTRYFDEEFTAQTITITPPGQDDSMESFDSERRPHFPQFSYSASGTA